The segment AAGACCACATCCCGCCGCGGTGACTGTTCGCCATCCAGAATACCTCGAATAATGTCGGCATTTCCCGCTGCGTCCCCGCCCCCGAGGGTTTCAATGGGGGCACGCGTAAATCCAAACTCCTCCGGTGTGACCTCGTAACTCCGTACTGTGCCATTTCGCACCTCGGCCACCCGCGTCGGCCCAGTGATGGTGATTTCGTCCAATCCGTCCTCGCCGTGCACCACCAGCGCGCGCTGCAGCCCCAACATGCTGAGCGCCTCGGCGAGTTTTTCGACCAGGTCCGCCGAATACACTCCCACTACTTGTGCCGACGCACGCGCGGGATTGGTAAGTGGCCCCAACAGATTGAATACGGTTCGTAAGCGCAGCTCCCGACGCGCCGTCTGCACGAATTTCATGGCCGAGTGCATCGCCGGCGCAAACAAAAATGCGATCCCCACCTGCTCCAGGCACGCTGCAATTTGCGCGGGCTGCAAGGAGATGTTCACCCCCAGCGCCTCCATCACGTCCGCCGAGCCGCATTTGGAGCTAATACTGCGGTTGCCGTGCTTGGCCACGCGCACTCCGGCGCCCGCCACCACCAGCGCGGTGGCAGTCGAAATATTGAACGTCCCGCTGGCATCGCCGCCGGTGCCGCAAGTGTCAACCAATGCGTCGCGCCCCGTGCCGCTGACGTCCAGCGCGGAATCTCGTGCCGTTCGCAACGGCGTGGCCGCCGCCCGGATGGCCTCTGCAAAACCGACTATCTCCTCCACCGTCTCGCCCTTCATGTGCAGCGCCACCAACAGGGCGGCAATCTGTGCGTCGCTGCACTTCCCGGTGAGGATCTCCGTCATTACGGCGCGGGCCTGTTCGCGAGTGAGCGACTCGTGGTGGTCCGCAATGCTGTGCAGGGCTTCCGTGATCATGGGCACGCTACAGAATGCCACATTCCCGGTGCAGGTCACTATGAATATGGCAGAGCCTTTCGTCACCTCAGGCAACCGGTGCCGGTTTGCCGAACCTGCGAACGTTTATTAAAATCAAAGATTCCTGCCCGCCGTCCGTAACTGCAGGGAAGCCTCTCAGAACCAAATGAAAATCCACGAATATCAGGCCAAGGAGATACTCGCAAAATACGGTGTCGCGGTGCCCCGCGGCAAAGTGGTCACCAGTCGCGAGGAGGCTC is part of the Terriglobales bacterium genome and harbors:
- the trpD gene encoding anthranilate phosphoribosyltransferase, with protein sequence MTKGSAIFIVTCTGNVAFCSVPMITEALHSIADHHESLTREQARAVMTEILTGKCSDAQIAALLVALHMKGETVEEIVGFAEAIRAAATPLRTARDSALDVSGTGRDALVDTCGTGGDASGTFNISTATALVVAGAGVRVAKHGNRSISSKCGSADVMEALGVNISLQPAQIAACLEQVGIAFLFAPAMHSAMKFVQTARRELRLRTVFNLLGPLTNPARASAQVVGVYSADLVEKLAEALSMLGLQRALVVHGEDGLDEITITGPTRVAEVRNGTVRSYEVTPEEFGFTRAPIETLGGGDAAGNADIIRGILDGEQSPRRDVVLLNAAGALVAAARADHIRDAVPMAAKSVDSGAAREKLAALVQFTNTAT